Proteins encoded together in one Campylobacter concisus window:
- a CDS encoding EAL domain-containing protein: protein MPGDESQKKHFSMVKTVTLVVVLLLAFFVTENLTIYSYKYNNALSTNNFDLKKKTQYLTHQYVNYLKNISKFNIIDFQNYITDNAVGDIFLLKENGKNGFKIEASSNKSLVNKDYEDKSCGDIYSHDFQKDYFWAEILPENSAKVCMFVAVNDYILGFKAHIDQRITGTSDPFYFQWLMKNMAVTLILSSIGLFLGLAVCLWFVFKYLNIKFDYLKVKEESTTKIAQLQEKLYIDPMTGLFNKAALIKDVSEYKYPKVILMDIDDFGKMNDYYGKYVCDQILKQMANLIKEFAKNENMKAYCIEADRFALVEDNNDFIDRYEELAENLLDIFKGRMLSIKDENGVEVDDIEIHNTIGFALDSDQTLRKATIALKSAKSLDKDYVCYFKGLSQKDEYANQIERSKLIQNATINDNIVPYFQPIFDEKKIPIKYECLIRILDRDDVISPSVFLDISKRIKRYADLEKQLIKKCFEHLTEDPNLVLSINLSSRDMIDGDVSALVLNLLNKHNVAGRIVFEIVEDEELKSAERVSVFVERAKSMGAMIAIDDFGSGYSNFSYIIKIKPDYVKIDGSIIKDIDINKDSYAIASAIVAFAKDLGIKTIAEYVHSKEIFNVCKEIGIDEFQGFYLGIPSKKAF from the coding sequence ATGCCAGGCGACGAATCGCAAAAAAAGCACTTTAGTATGGTTAAAACCGTCACTTTGGTCGTGGTTTTGCTTCTTGCTTTCTTTGTAACTGAAAATTTAACGATCTACTCGTATAAATACAACAACGCACTTTCTACAAACAACTTTGATCTCAAAAAAAAGACCCAGTATCTAACACATCAATATGTAAATTATCTTAAAAATATAAGTAAATTTAATATTATAGATTTTCAAAATTATATAACCGATAACGCTGTTGGCGATATCTTTTTGCTAAAAGAAAATGGCAAAAACGGCTTTAAGATAGAGGCCTCTTCAAACAAAAGCCTCGTAAATAAAGACTACGAAGACAAGAGCTGTGGCGATATCTACTCGCATGATTTTCAAAAGGATTATTTCTGGGCTGAAATTTTGCCAGAAAACAGCGCCAAAGTATGTATGTTTGTCGCCGTGAACGACTATATTTTAGGCTTTAAAGCGCATATCGATCAAAGGATAACTGGCACTAGCGACCCATTTTATTTTCAGTGGCTGATGAAAAACATGGCTGTCACTTTGATCTTAAGCTCGATTGGTCTATTTTTAGGGCTTGCGGTCTGTCTTTGGTTTGTATTTAAGTATCTAAACATCAAATTTGACTATCTAAAAGTAAAAGAAGAGAGCACTACTAAGATCGCCCAGCTACAAGAGAAGCTATATATCGATCCGATGACCGGGCTTTTTAACAAGGCAGCGCTCATAAAAGATGTGAGCGAGTATAAATATCCAAAAGTGATACTTATGGATATCGATGATTTTGGCAAGATGAACGACTACTACGGCAAATACGTGTGCGATCAGATCTTAAAACAAATGGCAAATCTCATCAAAGAATTTGCCAAAAATGAGAATATGAAGGCTTATTGTATCGAGGCGGACAGATTTGCTTTGGTTGAAGATAATAACGACTTTATCGACAGATACGAGGAGCTAGCTGAAAATTTACTAGATATCTTTAAAGGCAGGATGCTTAGCATAAAAGATGAAAATGGCGTAGAGGTCGATGATATAGAAATTCACAACACCATAGGCTTTGCGCTTGATAGCGATCAGACTTTAAGAAAGGCAACCATCGCGTTAAAATCAGCCAAATCACTCGATAAAGACTATGTTTGCTACTTTAAAGGGCTAAGTCAAAAAGATGAGTACGCAAATCAGATCGAGCGCTCAAAGCTTATCCAAAACGCTACGATAAACGACAACATCGTGCCGTATTTTCAACCGATATTTGACGAGAAAAAGATCCCTATAAAATATGAATGCTTGATAAGAATTTTAGACCGCGACGACGTCATCTCGCCAAGCGTATTTTTGGATATCTCAAAGCGTATCAAGCGTTATGCAGACCTTGAAAAACAGCTCATTAAAAAGTGCTTTGAGCACCTCACTGAAGATCCAAATTTGGTTCTTTCTATAAATTTAAGCAGCCGAGATATGATAGATGGCGACGTTAGCGCACTTGTTTTAAATTTGCTAAACAAGCACAATGTCGCTGGCAGGATAGTTTTTGAGATAGTCGAAGACGAGGAGCTAAAGAGTGCTGAGCGCGTCTCAGTCTTTGTTGAGCGTGCAAAGAGCATGGGCGCTATGATCGCGATAGACGACTTTGGCTCTGGTTACTCGAACTTTTCTTACATCATAAAGATCAAGCCAGACTACGTGAAGATCGATGGCTCTATCATCAAAGACATCGATATCAATAAAGACTCATACGCTATCGCAAGCGCGATCGTGGCATTTGCAAAGGATCTTGGCATAAAAACGATCGCAGAGTATGTTCATTCTAAAGAAATCTTTAACGTCTGTAAGGAGATAGGCATCGACGAATTCCAGGGATTTTACTTGGGAATTCCTTCTAAAAAGGCGTTTTAG
- a CDS encoding ABC transporter ATP-binding protein/permease gives MKILRQFFEISAWFWLDKKALKAWIILALMIFASLGVTKIAVLMNEWEKRFYDALSAFNKSLILPLIGEFLLYTLFIVVFIVYGSYLKKFLIISWRESLSSKLEDLWLKNSNFYKVTLIDANFDNPDQRIAEDSLLFVQSSVNLVKSFVYNIANLVAFVFILWQASKILKVDFGEMHFEISGFLVYIAIIYTLICSLTTHLIGKKLKPLNFDKQHLEANYRANLLILRENAEAAAFLGGAKREKGRFRESFLKIVKNYKDIINTEFRLECFSASYLKVTNLIPIFASLPLYLAGTMSFGDMMQARTAFYKVQDGLAWFMDYYKHIMEFAASVERIYTFVSALNSTKESNVFDKNDDAISCKNLTIKTPNDEVLFKNLSFSLSPRRWLVLNAKSGAGKSTAFRYLANLWQYGDGEIKMPKDGVMFVPQKSYLTKSSLKELISYPNENALADSEIYKILDRVGLGKFKNLDEVLDYAKIMSGGEKERLNFARVYLLKPKFLFLDEATSALDIASATEILTNLRSDFKELSVMMITHQSELFDLFDEVIKIKNE, from the coding sequence TTGAAAATTTTAAGGCAGTTTTTTGAAATTTCAGCTTGGTTTTGGCTAGATAAAAAAGCTTTAAAAGCATGGATAATCCTTGCCTTGATGATATTTGCAAGCCTTGGTGTGACAAAGATAGCAGTCTTGATGAATGAGTGGGAAAAACGATTTTACGACGCACTAAGCGCATTTAACAAGAGCCTGATCTTGCCACTTATAGGAGAATTTTTACTATACACGCTATTTATCGTAGTTTTCATAGTTTATGGCAGCTACTTAAAGAAATTTCTCATCATTTCTTGGCGAGAGAGCCTAAGCTCAAAGCTAGAAGATCTTTGGCTTAAAAATTCTAACTTTTACAAGGTTACTCTTATAGATGCAAATTTCGACAACCCTGATCAAAGGATTGCTGAAGATAGTCTATTGTTTGTTCAAAGTAGCGTAAATTTGGTCAAGTCCTTCGTCTATAACATCGCAAATTTAGTAGCTTTTGTCTTTATACTTTGGCAAGCTTCTAAAATTTTAAAGGTTGATTTTGGTGAAATGCATTTTGAGATAAGTGGCTTTTTAGTCTATATCGCCATCATCTACACGCTCATTTGCTCGCTCACAACTCATCTCATCGGCAAAAAACTAAAGCCCCTCAATTTTGATAAACAGCACCTTGAAGCAAACTATAGAGCAAACCTGCTAATCCTTAGAGAAAATGCTGAAGCTGCCGCCTTTTTGGGCGGAGCAAAGAGAGAAAAAGGAAGATTTAGAGAGAGCTTTTTAAAAATCGTAAAAAACTACAAAGATATCATCAACACCGAATTTAGACTAGAGTGCTTTAGCGCTAGCTACCTAAAGGTGACAAATCTAATACCAATCTTTGCCTCCTTGCCGCTTTATCTAGCTGGCACTATGAGTTTTGGCGACATGATGCAGGCAAGAACAGCATTTTATAAAGTTCAAGACGGTCTTGCGTGGTTTATGGACTACTACAAACATATCATGGAATTTGCCGCTAGTGTAGAGCGTATATATACTTTTGTGAGTGCACTTAACAGCACAAAAGAAAGCAATGTTTTTGACAAAAACGACGATGCCATAAGTTGTAAAAATTTAACGATAAAAACTCCAAATGATGAAGTTTTATTTAAAAATTTAAGCTTTAGTTTAAGCCCTAGAAGATGGCTAGTGCTAAATGCAAAGAGCGGAGCTGGCAAAAGTACGGCTTTTAGATACTTAGCAAATCTTTGGCAATACGGCGATGGCGAAATAAAGATGCCAAAAGATGGTGTGATGTTTGTGCCTCAAAAAAGTTATTTAACAAAATCAAGCCTCAAAGAGCTTATCTCGTACCCAAATGAAAACGCTTTAGCTGATAGTGAAATTTACAAAATTTTAGACAGAGTTGGACTAGGCAAATTTAAAAATTTAGACGAAGTGTTAGACTACGCAAAGATAATGAGTGGTGGTGAAAAAGAGAGACTAAATTTTGCTAGAGTTTATCTTTTAAAGCCAAAATTTTTATTTTTAGACGAAGCAACATCGGCGCTTGACATTGCTTCAGCGACTGAAATTTTGACAAATTTAAGAAGTGATTTTAAAGAGCTTAGCGTGATGATGATCACACACCAAAGTGAGCTTTTTGACCTTTTTGATGAGGTGATAAAAATCAAGAATGAGTAA
- the dapE gene encoding succinyl-diaminopimelate desuccinylase: MVVSFLKELLKFRSITPDDAGSLEFIAKFLPDFEAKFIEKNGTKNLILSKIYGDGEHLAFAGHVDVVPPGDGWESEPFTPLEKDGYIYARGAQDMKSGVAAFVCACKEAKFDGKLSLILTSDEEGDGTFGTPLALEYLREIGDLPKFCVVAEPTCDKKFGDSIKVGRRGSINGKIVIKGVQGHVAYPEKCINPVNLIAPLLSKIADHDMDGGSEFFSPSKIVVTDIRGGMQVCNVTPSELSIMFNVRNSNLTDVNDVESYLRSVLDGLSYELSIKQSSKRFLTNKDSKIVRNLMASVTKITGVTPLLNTKGGTSDARHFAEFGVDAIEFGVINDRIHAKNERVSIDEINKLYEVFKDLIENFY; encoded by the coding sequence GTGGTAGTTAGCTTTTTAAAAGAGCTTTTAAAATTTCGTTCTATCACGCCAGATGATGCAGGCAGCTTAGAGTTTATCGCTAAATTTTTGCCTGATTTTGAGGCTAAATTTATAGAAAAAAATGGCACAAAAAATCTCATACTTTCTAAAATTTATGGAGATGGCGAGCATCTAGCTTTTGCAGGACACGTTGATGTCGTGCCACCAGGCGATGGCTGGGAGAGCGAGCCATTTACCCCGCTAGAAAAAGATGGCTACATCTACGCAAGGGGCGCGCAGGATATGAAAAGTGGCGTGGCTGCCTTTGTTTGTGCGTGCAAAGAGGCTAAATTTGATGGCAAGCTAAGCCTTATCTTAACAAGTGACGAAGAGGGCGATGGCACTTTTGGCACGCCTTTGGCACTTGAGTATCTGCGTGAGATAGGGGATTTGCCAAAATTTTGCGTCGTGGCTGAGCCAACTTGTGATAAGAAATTTGGTGATAGCATAAAGGTCGGCAGACGTGGCTCGATAAATGGTAAGATCGTGATAAAGGGCGTTCAAGGACACGTGGCATACCCAGAAAAATGCATAAATCCAGTAAATTTAATAGCTCCACTTTTAAGCAAGATAGCTGATCACGATATGGACGGAGGGAGCGAGTTTTTTAGCCCAAGCAAGATCGTGGTGACGGACATTCGTGGTGGCATGCAGGTTTGCAACGTCACGCCAAGCGAGCTTAGCATAATGTTTAACGTTAGAAACTCAAATTTAACCGATGTAAATGACGTTGAGAGCTATCTTAGAAGCGTTTTAGATGGGCTTAGTTACGAGCTTAGTATAAAGCAAAGCTCGAAGAGATTTTTAACGAACAAAGATAGCAAGATCGTAAGAAATTTAATGGCATCTGTTACAAAGATCACCGGCGTTACGCCACTTTTAAACACAAAAGGTGGCACGAGCGATGCTAGGCACTTTGCTGAATTTGGCGTAGATGCGATAGAATTTGGCGTCATAAACGACCGCATACACGCCAAAAACGAACGAGTTAGCATTGATGAAATAAATAAACTTTATGAAGTTTTTAAAGACCTGATAGAAAATTTTTACTAA